The following coding sequences are from one Longimicrobiales bacterium window:
- a CDS encoding alpha/beta hydrolase yields MKRVSIRSALLLTLCLAAGLVAPVTSIAALPQAEFIQRTLTYKVVGETRIEADVYRADDDTARPVILWIHGGALIFGSRSGTPPQMKAFAETSGYVLVSIDHRLAPEVKLPEIVGDVEDAIRWIRHEGPELFGSDPDKLVVAGASAGGYLALLSGFRVTPRPTAIASFWGYGAADAPFESEPSEFYRSTSPLVNRADAFAAVGGEVLTATGPGMDGRWPYYLYLRQQGLWLEEVSGLDPLTQQRELDSFASVRNVDGDFPPTVLVHGTNDEDVAYAESAGLAAELLRHGVVHQLVTVEGAGHGLSGVGFDVLSDAIDQSLAFIDEHLRGR; encoded by the coding sequence ATGAAACGAGTCTCAATCCGAAGTGCCCTGCTTCTGACACTGTGTCTTGCTGCAGGACTTGTGGCTCCGGTGACGTCGATCGCCGCCCTGCCCCAAGCCGAGTTCATCCAGCGCACACTGACCTACAAGGTGGTGGGTGAAACGCGAATAGAGGCCGACGTTTACCGGGCCGACGATGATACCGCGCGTCCGGTGATCCTTTGGATCCACGGTGGTGCGCTGATCTTCGGCAGCCGATCCGGCACGCCGCCGCAGATGAAGGCTTTCGCCGAGACGAGCGGCTACGTCTTGGTGTCGATCGATCACCGCCTCGCGCCTGAGGTGAAGCTCCCCGAGATCGTCGGCGACGTAGAGGACGCGATCCGCTGGATCCGCCACGAAGGGCCCGAACTCTTCGGCTCCGATCCCGACAAGCTGGTAGTGGCCGGCGCTTCGGCGGGTGGCTACCTGGCACTGCTGAGCGGCTTCCGTGTGACGCCACGGCCCACCGCTATCGCGTCGTTCTGGGGTTACGGGGCGGCCGACGCGCCTTTTGAGTCCGAGCCGTCGGAGTTCTACCGCTCGACATCGCCGTTGGTCAATCGAGCCGATGCATTCGCCGCAGTTGGCGGCGAGGTGCTCACCGCAACCGGCCCGGGCATGGACGGCCGCTGGCCGTACTATCTCTACCTGCGACAGCAGGGCTTGTGGCTCGAGGAAGTCAGCGGTCTCGATCCCCTCACCCAACAGCGTGAGCTCGATTCGTTCGCCTCCGTGCGCAATGTAGATGGCGACTTCCCGCCGACCGTTCTCGTGCACGGCACCAACGACGAGGACGTGGCGTACGCGGAGTCCGCTGGTCTCGCCGCCGAGTTATTGCGCCACGGCGTCGTCCACCAACTCGTCACCGTGGAGGGTGCGGGGCACGGATTGAGTGGCGTTGGTTTCGACGTGTTGTCCGATGCCATCGACCAGAGCCTGGCGTTTATCGACGAACATCTGCGAGGGCGATAA
- a CDS encoding DUF2235 domain-containing protein, protein MTATLRKLRFVTASSDSSESLQITTARPLDGRVNGKNIVLRADGTVNLGGDTPASNVYQRYKAIDLHDWTNPQITFYANGVGTPKNKYWRAVSGAVGFGF, encoded by the coding sequence TTGACCGCCACGCTTCGTAAGCTGCGCTTTGTGACAGCCTCGTCGGATTCGTCCGAGAGCCTGCAGATCACGACGGCAAGACCACTCGATGGGCGGGTCAATGGCAAGAACATCGTGCTGCGCGCAGACGGAACCGTGAATCTCGGCGGAGACACGCCAGCCAGTAACGTCTACCAGAGGTACAAGGCGATTGATCTGCACGATTGGACCAACCCACAAATCACGTTTTACGCAAACGGTGTCGGCACACCCAAGAACAAGTATTGGCGTGCCGTGTCCGGCGCCGTCGGCTTCGGGTTCTGA
- a CDS encoding M23 family metallopeptidase: MRGRIARATAALLALTYVAACEEVEQVQDRFREHTPHEEYRASLADAGLDQSALGRDWVLAGRQSIEDAAVVSLPFQEEGFITAEEPGAMAYRITIGHGQKLSVEVALSTDEETRLFVDFFRVPENENDPLRPVVSTDSIPGSFVHEPQREGDYILRIQPELLRGGSYNVTLRLGAQLSFPIEGYNMRAVQSLWGVDRDGGRRTHEGVDIFARRGTPVLAASAGVANRVAVTNLGGRVVWVRDNVRNANIYYAHLDQQNVRNGQQVEVGDTIGFVGNTGNARTTPPHLHFGVYRRGEGAVNPYPFILPPRGTLAELTADLDQLGGWVRLRNDGIRLRAAPGSRGEVIRELGQYTPLRVLGGSGEFFRVRLPDGESGYVAARLTEPADSPLMSQVASALTPVFLIPNDTALIIDQLGAGAEVPVLGRYEGFLYVRTPAGHVGWLGAQDQQQ, translated from the coding sequence ATGCGTGGACGGATCGCGAGGGCGACTGCCGCCCTATTGGCGCTGACCTATGTGGCGGCGTGTGAAGAGGTCGAGCAGGTACAAGACCGCTTCCGCGAGCATACGCCGCATGAGGAATATCGGGCGTCGCTCGCCGACGCTGGGCTCGACCAATCCGCCTTAGGGCGCGACTGGGTCCTGGCGGGTCGCCAATCCATCGAAGATGCTGCGGTGGTGTCTCTTCCCTTCCAGGAAGAGGGCTTCATCACCGCCGAAGAACCGGGCGCGATGGCGTACCGGATCACGATCGGGCATGGCCAGAAGCTGTCGGTGGAAGTGGCCCTGTCGACGGACGAGGAAACTCGGCTCTTTGTCGACTTCTTCCGAGTACCCGAAAACGAGAACGATCCCCTTAGGCCGGTCGTGTCCACAGACTCGATCCCTGGCAGCTTCGTGCACGAGCCGCAGCGCGAGGGGGACTACATCCTACGCATTCAGCCGGAACTCCTGCGGGGCGGTAGCTACAACGTCACCCTGAGGCTGGGCGCTCAGCTGTCCTTCCCCATCGAGGGGTACAACATGCGAGCCGTTCAGAGTCTCTGGGGTGTAGACAGAGACGGAGGCAGAAGGACACACGAAGGAGTAGACATCTTCGCACGCCGAGGAACTCCGGTTCTTGCCGCCTCCGCAGGCGTGGCGAATCGGGTGGCTGTGACCAATCTCGGCGGAAGGGTCGTCTGGGTCCGCGACAACGTACGGAATGCCAACATCTACTACGCCCACTTGGATCAGCAGAACGTGCGGAACGGCCAACAAGTGGAGGTCGGAGACACAATCGGTTTTGTGGGCAATACCGGGAATGCCCGCACAACTCCGCCCCACCTCCATTTTGGGGTATACCGCCGCGGTGAAGGTGCTGTAAACCCGTACCCGTTCATCCTTCCGCCTCGAGGCACTCTCGCCGAATTGACCGCGGATCTCGACCAGCTCGGCGGATGGGTACGTTTGCGAAATGACGGTATCCGGTTGCGCGCCGCCCCAGGGAGCCGAGGCGAGGTAATTCGGGAGCTTGGGCAGTACACACCGCTCCGTGTGTTGGGCGGGTCCGGCGAGTTCTTCCGCGTGCGCCTGCCTGATGGCGAATCCGGCTATGTGGCTGCTCGGCTCACAGAGCCGGCAGACTCACCCCTCATGTCTCAGGTCGCGTCCGCATTGACCCCTGTCTTCCTTATCCCGAACGACACGGCGTTGATCATCGACCAGTTGGGGGCGGGCGCTGAGGTGCCCGTGTTAGGCCGCTATGAGGGATTCCTGTACGTCAGGACACCAGCCGGCCACGTCGGGTGGCTGGGCGCCCAGGATCAACAGCAGTAG